The proteins below are encoded in one region of Microbispora sp. NBC_01189:
- a CDS encoding ABC transporter permease — translation MTTDVVRVSVPRAGGSHDLRAVKVVLHRELLRFANDRTRIVSSLVQPVLWLFVMGTGLGTLVRGSVPGVDFRTFMYPGMISMTVIMTAMFSAGSIVWDREFGFLREMLVAPVSRGAIVVGKCLGGAVVATMQGVIILALAGLVGVPYSPGLILTLLGEMFLAAFTITAFGVTLAARMRTMQSFFGVMQMAIMPMMFLSGAMFPLAGLPSWLHVLTTVNPLTYAVDPMRRAVFGHLDVPPQVDAMLNPGVSWFGHRLAVPLELGLVAAVGAVLLAVAVAQFRRTD, via the coding sequence ATGACGACCGACGTGGTCCGGGTGAGCGTGCCGCGGGCGGGCGGGAGCCACGACCTGCGGGCGGTCAAGGTGGTGCTGCACCGCGAGTTGCTGCGGTTCGCCAACGACCGCACGCGGATCGTGTCCTCGCTGGTCCAGCCGGTGCTGTGGCTGTTCGTGATGGGCACCGGGCTCGGCACGCTGGTGCGCGGCTCGGTCCCCGGGGTCGACTTCCGGACGTTCATGTATCCCGGCATGATCTCGATGACCGTGATCATGACGGCGATGTTCTCGGCGGGGTCCATCGTGTGGGACCGCGAGTTCGGGTTCCTGCGCGAGATGCTGGTCGCGCCGGTCAGCCGGGGCGCGATCGTGGTCGGCAAGTGCCTGGGCGGCGCCGTCGTCGCCACCATGCAGGGGGTGATCATCCTCGCGCTCGCGGGGCTGGTCGGCGTGCCGTACTCGCCGGGCCTGATCCTCACCCTGCTCGGCGAGATGTTCCTCGCCGCCTTCACGATCACCGCGTTCGGCGTGACGCTGGCCGCCCGGATGCGCACCATGCAGAGCTTCTTCGGCGTGATGCAGATGGCGATCATGCCGATGATGTTCCTGTCGGGCGCCATGTTCCCGCTGGCCGGCCTGCCATCGTGGCTGCACGTGCTCACGACGGTCAACCCGCTGACGTACGCCGTGGACCCGATGCGCCGGGCGGTCTTCGGCCACCTCGACGTGCCGCCGCAGGTCGACGCGATGCTCAACCCCGGCGTGAGCTGGTTCGGCCACCGGCTGGCGGTGCCGCTCGAACTCGGCCTGGTCGCCGCCGTCGGCGCGGTCCTGCTCGCCGTGGCCGTAGCCCAGTTCCGGCGTACGGACTGA
- a CDS encoding M50 family metallopeptidase, producing MTPLKALWNHLTATQVAPPLWLVVLSGFAALAVVAYPVSWHYSRGLITIAHEGGHALVAVLTRRKLRGIRLHSDTSGVTLTRGRPTGPGMVATAAAGYVAPSLIGLGAAWLVADGRITLLLWAVLALLTCMLLMIRNVFGAVSLLVVGGAVFALSWFAPPDVQSAGAYAAAWFLLLGGVRPILELQAKRRVGHAPDSDADQLARLTRVPGTLWVLLFLLVSTASLVYGGYLLASRWLPM from the coding sequence GTGACCCCCCTCAAGGCCCTCTGGAACCATCTGACCGCCACCCAGGTCGCGCCCCCGCTCTGGCTGGTCGTCCTGTCCGGGTTCGCCGCTCTGGCGGTAGTCGCCTACCCGGTCTCGTGGCACTACTCCCGCGGCCTGATCACGATCGCGCACGAGGGCGGCCACGCGCTCGTGGCGGTGCTCACCCGGCGCAAGCTGCGGGGGATCCGGCTCCACTCGGACACCTCCGGAGTGACGCTGACCCGGGGCCGGCCGACCGGACCCGGCATGGTCGCCACCGCCGCGGCGGGATACGTCGCGCCGTCCCTGATCGGCCTCGGCGCGGCCTGGCTGGTCGCGGACGGGCGGATCACCCTGCTGCTGTGGGCCGTGCTCGCACTGCTGACGTGCATGCTGCTGATGATCAGGAACGTCTTCGGCGCGGTGTCCCTGCTCGTGGTGGGCGGCGCGGTCTTCGCGCTGTCCTGGTTCGCCCCGCCCGACGTGCAGTCCGCCGGCGCCTACGCCGCGGCGTGGTTCCTGCTGCTCGGCGGCGTGCGGCCGATCCTCGAACTGCAGGCCAAGCGCCGGGTCGGCCACGCCCCGGACTCCGACGCCGACCAGCTCGCCCGGCTGACCCGCGTGCCCGGCACGCTTTGGGTGCTGCTGTTCCTGCTGGTCTCCACCGCGTCACTCGTCTACGGCGGCTACCTTCTGGCCTCCCGCTGGCTGCCGATGTAG
- a CDS encoding magnesium and cobalt transport protein CorA: MRTKPEQAPEHSMDPRAGEREDSFRHSVIDNAVYVDGERVDSPLSLGDAIASLRSRPGAMAWIGLYRPEEAELIKAAEEFGLHELAIEDAIVAHQRPKADRYGGTLFVVLRAAQYLDKPEKVAFGELHVFVGPDFVLTVRHSEAPDLSKVRRRMESDPDLLRQGPQAVLYAILDAVVDGYAPVVAGLQNDIDEIEVQVFGGDPAAPRRIYALSREVIEFQRATSPLVPMLDGFIAGSPKYGVNEELQRYLRDVSDHAITVTERVAGFRQMLQDILIVNSTLVSQQQNEEMTKLTATSIAQGDEVKKISAWAAILFAPTLVGTIYGMNFDHMPELHWWLGYPVAIMLMGLVCLTLYLVFKRRDWL, translated from the coding sequence ATGAGGACGAAGCCGGAGCAGGCTCCCGAACACTCCATGGACCCCCGCGCCGGCGAGCGCGAGGACTCCTTCAGGCACAGCGTGATCGACAACGCGGTGTACGTGGACGGCGAGCGGGTGGACTCGCCGCTGTCGCTCGGCGACGCGATCGCCTCGCTGCGCTCGCGGCCGGGCGCGATGGCGTGGATCGGTCTCTACCGGCCGGAGGAGGCGGAGCTGATCAAGGCCGCCGAGGAGTTCGGCCTGCACGAGCTCGCCATCGAGGACGCCATCGTCGCCCACCAGCGGCCCAAGGCCGACCGGTACGGCGGCACGCTGTTCGTGGTGCTGCGGGCGGCGCAGTACCTCGACAAGCCGGAGAAGGTCGCCTTCGGCGAGTTGCACGTCTTCGTGGGCCCCGACTTCGTGCTGACCGTGCGGCACAGCGAGGCGCCCGACCTGTCGAAGGTGCGCCGGCGGATGGAGTCGGACCCCGACCTGCTCCGCCAGGGCCCGCAGGCCGTGCTGTACGCGATCCTCGACGCGGTGGTGGACGGCTACGCGCCGGTGGTCGCGGGGCTGCAGAACGACATCGACGAGATCGAGGTGCAGGTCTTCGGCGGCGACCCGGCCGCGCCGCGGCGCATCTACGCGCTGTCGCGTGAGGTGATCGAGTTCCAGCGGGCGACCAGCCCGCTCGTGCCGATGCTCGACGGCTTCATCGCGGGCTCGCCCAAGTACGGCGTGAACGAGGAGTTGCAGCGCTACCTGCGCGACGTGTCCGACCACGCCATCACGGTCACCGAGCGTGTGGCGGGCTTCCGGCAGATGCTCCAGGACATCCTCATCGTCAACTCCACCCTCGTGAGCCAGCAGCAGAACGAGGAGATGACCAAGCTGACGGCCACGAGCATCGCCCAGGGCGACGAGGTCAAGAAGATCTCCGCCTGGGCCGCCATCCTGTTCGCCCCGACCCTGGTCGGCACGATCTACGGGATGAACTTCGACCACATGCCCGAGCTGCACTGGTGGCTCGGCTACCCCGTGGCGATCATGCTCATGGGCCTCGTCTGCCTCACGCTCTATCTGGTCTTCAAGCGCCGCGACTGGCTGTAG
- a CDS encoding ATP-binding cassette domain-containing protein, which yields MSAAVAVRGLRKTYGKVEAVKGVDFEVAPGEVFGFLGPNGAGKTTTISMLCTLAAPTGGTALVAGHDIVTERDAVRRNIGLVFQDPTLDGYLTAEQNLRFHAELYGVPKDLVGDRMRQVLDMVGLWDRRDGKVMTFSGGMKRRLEIARGLLHSPRVLFLDEPTVGLDPQTRSAIWGYIGKLRHSEDITIFMTTHYMDEAEYCDRIAIIDHGEIVVIDSPEALKASVGKDRVQIQTGDDERAMALLKENFGVEAAVREGQVTFAVPSGEEFVPQLFAGLGVPIRSVSVSRPSLDDVFMSYTGSTIRDAESSGAGNQWMRAMARGR from the coding sequence ATGAGCGCGGCGGTGGCCGTGCGCGGGCTGCGCAAGACATACGGGAAGGTCGAGGCCGTCAAGGGCGTCGACTTCGAGGTCGCGCCCGGCGAGGTGTTCGGCTTCCTCGGGCCGAACGGCGCGGGCAAGACCACCACGATCAGCATGCTGTGCACGCTCGCCGCCCCCACGGGCGGCACCGCCCTCGTCGCCGGGCACGACATCGTGACCGAGCGCGACGCCGTGCGCCGCAACATCGGGCTGGTCTTCCAGGACCCCACGCTGGACGGCTACCTCACCGCCGAGCAGAATCTGCGCTTCCACGCCGAGCTGTACGGCGTGCCGAAGGACCTGGTCGGCGACCGGATGCGTCAGGTGCTCGACATGGTCGGGCTGTGGGACCGCAGGGACGGCAAGGTCATGACGTTCTCCGGCGGCATGAAGCGCCGGCTGGAGATCGCCCGTGGGCTGCTGCACTCGCCCCGGGTGCTCTTCCTGGACGAGCCCACGGTCGGCCTGGACCCGCAGACGCGCTCGGCCATCTGGGGATACATCGGCAAGCTGCGGCACAGCGAGGACATCACGATCTTCATGACGACGCACTACATGGACGAGGCCGAGTACTGCGACCGCATCGCGATCATCGACCACGGCGAGATCGTGGTGATCGACTCGCCGGAGGCGCTCAAGGCGAGCGTCGGCAAGGACCGCGTGCAGATCCAGACCGGCGACGACGAACGCGCGATGGCCCTGCTCAAGGAGAACTTCGGCGTCGAGGCCGCCGTACGGGAGGGTCAGGTGACGTTCGCGGTCCCGTCGGGGGAGGAGTTCGTGCCGCAGCTGTTCGCCGGCCTCGGCGTGCCGATCAGGTCGGTGAGCGTGTCGCGTCCCTCGCTCGACGACGTCTTCATGTCCTACACCGGCTCCACGATCCGCGACGCCGAGTCGTCGGGGGCCGGCAACCAGTGGATGCGCGCGATGGCCAGGGGAAGGTGA
- a CDS encoding acyl carrier protein, producing the protein MTAGQYRRALAELVAEVSDGAIGAEEALAGERSLSALGLTSVARVRLVDAIEDTFGVEVGLGGDWSSLESVDALAALVSRAAEPGDRTAADA; encoded by the coding sequence ATGACGGCCGGGCAGTACAGGCGGGCCCTGGCGGAGTTGGTCGCCGAGGTGTCCGACGGCGCGATCGGCGCCGAGGAGGCGCTCGCCGGCGAGCGGTCGCTGTCCGCGCTCGGCCTGACCTCGGTGGCCCGGGTCCGGCTCGTCGACGCGATCGAGGACACCTTCGGGGTCGAGGTCGGCCTCGGCGGCGACTGGTCCTCGCTGGAGAGCGTCGACGCCCTCGCCGCGCTGGTGTCCCGGGCCGCCGAGCCCGGCGACCGGACCGCGGCAGACGCATGA
- a CDS encoding condensation domain-containing protein: MTTPEGSPARAAGATVEFHGARAGEATLTWGQRLIWRAVHLMGDSQSFLNCPWVLPVYGRRDLATVLDALRELLERHETLRTTFHGTPEGPVQRVRRDGRLTVDLVEAGPERALRAAERIAGELSATAFVHDADLPLRCTVVLKAGRPMALALTFSHLAVDFQALSLLAEEWKILLRGEEPPPADWHPTDQAALEREESFQARSARSIRYWRAILEEAPLDVFDHPPGEPEDPRFIEVGMESVALAAAAETLAGRWTISTTSVLLGACATVLATVSGRTRAVMQLVHSNRRDPRTRTMIGNVGQDGLFVLDPPSDGFADACREAHRAAFTAYRNAHYDPFAMQAMREEIGRRRGREVDLDAFFNDRRTAGTWPGAPRPASGEIPDLTAKTRTYVTNAWPGVRFKAFFTVGAATDTGQLSLIADTAYLPRETARAMLLGVESLLVRALDEDVPLAAVPRVCGVGPFAGTA, from the coding sequence ATGACGACGCCGGAGGGCTCCCCGGCGCGTGCCGCGGGCGCGACGGTGGAGTTCCACGGCGCGCGGGCGGGCGAGGCGACGCTGACCTGGGGGCAGCGGCTGATCTGGCGCGCCGTCCACCTGATGGGCGACAGTCAGTCCTTCCTCAACTGCCCCTGGGTGCTGCCCGTGTACGGCAGGCGCGACCTCGCGACCGTGCTGGACGCGCTGCGCGAGCTGCTCGAACGGCACGAGACCCTGCGTACCACCTTCCACGGCACGCCGGAGGGGCCGGTGCAGCGGGTGAGACGCGACGGCCGGCTCACCGTCGACCTGGTGGAGGCGGGACCGGAACGCGCGCTGCGGGCGGCCGAACGGATCGCCGGCGAGCTGAGCGCGACGGCCTTCGTCCACGACGCCGACCTGCCGCTGCGCTGCACCGTCGTCCTCAAGGCCGGGCGGCCCATGGCGCTGGCGCTGACCTTCTCCCACCTGGCCGTGGACTTCCAGGCCCTGAGCCTGCTCGCGGAGGAGTGGAAGATCCTGCTCAGAGGGGAGGAGCCGCCGCCCGCCGACTGGCATCCGACGGACCAGGCGGCCCTGGAGCGCGAGGAGTCGTTCCAGGCGCGCTCGGCCAGGTCGATCCGATACTGGCGGGCCATCCTGGAGGAGGCGCCGCTCGACGTGTTCGACCACCCTCCGGGCGAGCCGGAGGACCCCCGGTTCATCGAGGTCGGCATGGAGTCGGTGGCGCTCGCCGCGGCGGCCGAGACGCTGGCCGGGCGGTGGACCATCAGCACGACCAGCGTTCTGCTCGGCGCGTGCGCGACCGTCCTGGCCACGGTGAGCGGCCGCACGAGGGCGGTCATGCAGCTCGTGCACAGCAACCGCCGCGACCCGCGCACCCGGACCATGATCGGCAACGTCGGCCAGGACGGCCTGTTCGTCCTCGACCCGCCCTCCGACGGCTTCGCCGACGCCTGCCGGGAGGCGCACCGCGCCGCCTTCACGGCGTACCGCAACGCGCACTACGACCCCTTCGCCATGCAGGCCATGCGCGAGGAGATCGGCCGCCGCCGCGGCCGGGAGGTAGACCTCGACGCGTTCTTCAACGACCGGCGCACCGCCGGCACCTGGCCGGGAGCGCCCCGGCCCGCGTCCGGCGAGATCCCCGATCTCACCGCGAAGACCCGCACGTACGTCACGAACGCCTGGCCCGGCGTCCGGTTCAAGGCGTTCTTCACCGTGGGCGCGGCCACCGACACCGGACAGCTCAGCCTCATCGCCGACACCGCCTACCTGCCCCGGGAGACGGCCCGCGCCATGCTCCTCGGCGTGGAGTCGCTGCTGGTCCGCGCCCTCGACGAGGACGTCCCGCTCGCCGCCGTCCCCCGGGTGTGCGGGGTCGGCCCGTTCGCCGGAACCGCTTAG
- a CDS encoding thiamine pyrophosphate-dependent enzyme — translation MVREAVETHFAEAVGALTPGPAGDPDLPVRPGSGLTGARCRELFAVQLGSRLLDVAARLMRGRDEGFYTIGSSGHEGNAAVAAALRTTDPALLHYRSGAFYLARSAQAGRLAEEGLRDVLLGVAASAEEPIAGGRHKVFGHPGLAVVPQTSTIASHLPRAVGVGFAIEQARALGLPSPWPRDAVVVCGFGDASLNHASALTGLNTAAYGGHRGLRVPVLFVCEDNGLGISVRTPRDWVERARHPALEYFHADGCDLADAYDAATRAARHVRDNRAPAFLHLRTVRLMGHAGSDVESAYRTRKEIAADLARDPLVRTARLLVEAGLAQPDELLARYEAERDHVLKLAMECGRRPRLTSAAEVMAPLAPRDPRAVAAGALRAAPARERERAFAAPPESEGGLTLAQAVNRTLADAMAADPGVLVFGEDVARKGGVYGVTRGLLRRFGSERVFDTLLDEQAVLGLALGSGLAGMLPVPEIQYLAYLHNALDQIRGEASTLQFFSRGAYRNPLVVRVASYAYQKGFGGHFHNDNSIAALRDIPGLIIASPARPDDAAAMLRTCLAAARVDGSVCVFLEPIALYHARDLFEEGDGGWLAPYAAPPRWAETHVPVGRGRSYGDGRDLTIVTYGNGLRMSLRAAARLTAEGLGCRVLDLRWLSPLPVDDLMRAADLTGRVLVADETRRSGGVSEGVMAALLDNGFTGLITRVTSRDSFVPLGPAADTVLLSEAEIEQAARALLARD, via the coding sequence GTGGTGCGGGAAGCAGTGGAGACCCATTTCGCCGAAGCCGTGGGGGCGCTGACCCCGGGACCCGCCGGGGACCCGGATCTGCCGGTCCGCCCCGGCTCGGGCCTCACCGGCGCCCGGTGCCGGGAACTGTTCGCGGTGCAACTCGGCAGCCGGCTCCTGGACGTCGCCGCCCGCCTGATGCGCGGGCGCGACGAGGGCTTCTACACGATCGGGTCGTCCGGTCACGAGGGGAACGCCGCCGTGGCCGCGGCGCTCCGGACGACCGACCCCGCACTGCTGCACTACCGGTCGGGCGCGTTCTACCTGGCCCGCTCCGCCCAGGCCGGACGGCTGGCCGAGGAGGGGCTGCGCGACGTGCTGCTGGGGGTCGCCGCGTCGGCCGAGGAGCCGATCGCGGGCGGCCGGCACAAGGTGTTCGGCCACCCCGGCCTCGCCGTGGTCCCGCAGACCTCCACGATCGCGAGCCACCTGCCGAGAGCCGTCGGCGTCGGCTTCGCGATCGAGCAGGCGCGCGCGCTCGGGCTGCCGTCGCCGTGGCCGCGCGACGCGGTCGTCGTCTGCGGATTCGGCGACGCGTCGCTGAACCACGCCTCCGCCCTCACGGGCCTCAACACCGCGGCGTACGGCGGCCATCGCGGGCTGCGCGTGCCGGTGCTGTTCGTGTGCGAGGACAACGGCCTCGGCATCAGCGTGCGGACCCCGCGCGACTGGGTCGAGCGGGCCAGGCACCCGGCGCTGGAGTATTTCCACGCCGACGGCTGCGACCTCGCCGACGCCTACGACGCCGCGACGCGTGCCGCCCGCCACGTGCGCGACAACCGCGCCCCCGCGTTCCTGCACCTGCGCACGGTGCGGCTGATGGGCCACGCGGGCTCGGACGTCGAGAGCGCCTACCGCACCCGCAAGGAGATCGCCGCCGACCTGGCGCGCGACCCCCTCGTCCGTACGGCTCGGCTGCTGGTGGAGGCGGGCCTCGCCCAGCCCGACGAACTGCTGGCGCGCTACGAGGCCGAGCGCGACCACGTGCTCAAGCTGGCGATGGAGTGCGGGCGGCGGCCCCGGCTGACCTCGGCGGCGGAGGTGATGGCGCCGCTCGCGCCGCGCGACCCGCGGGCGGTGGCGGCCGGAGCCCTGCGGGCCGCGCCCGCGCGGGAGCGCGAGCGGGCCTTCGCCGCGCCGCCGGAGTCGGAGGGCGGGCTCACACTCGCGCAGGCCGTCAACCGCACGCTCGCCGACGCCATGGCGGCCGACCCCGGGGTCCTCGTGTTCGGCGAGGACGTGGCCCGCAAGGGCGGTGTGTATGGCGTCACGCGCGGGCTGCTGCGCAGGTTCGGCAGTGAGAGGGTCTTCGACACGCTGCTGGACGAACAGGCCGTCCTCGGGCTCGCGCTCGGCAGCGGGCTGGCGGGGATGCTGCCGGTGCCGGAGATCCAGTATCTCGCCTATCTGCACAACGCCCTTGATCAGATTCGTGGCGAGGCGTCGACTCTGCAGTTCTTCTCTCGGGGCGCGTACCGCAATCCCCTGGTCGTACGAGTCGCCTCATATGCCTACCAAAAGGGATTTGGGGGACATTTCCATAATGACAACTCAATTGCCGCGTTGCGCGATATCCCCGGTTTGATCATCGCGTCTCCGGCGCGGCCCGACGACGCGGCGGCGATGCTCCGCACGTGCCTGGCCGCCGCCCGCGTGGACGGGAGTGTGTGCGTGTTCCTCGAGCCCATCGCGCTCTACCACGCCCGGGACCTGTTCGAGGAGGGCGACGGCGGCTGGCTCGCGCCGTACGCGGCGCCGCCCCGCTGGGCGGAGACGCACGTCCCGGTCGGGCGGGGGCGCTCCTACGGCGACGGCCGCGACCTCACCATCGTCACCTACGGCAACGGGCTGCGGATGAGCCTGCGGGCGGCGGCGCGGCTCACGGCGGAGGGCTTGGGCTGCCGGGTGCTCGACCTGCGGTGGCTGTCGCCCCTGCCGGTCGACGACCTCATGCGCGCGGCCGACCTCACGGGCCGGGTGCTCGTCGCCGACGAGACCCGGCGCAGCGGAGGCGTCTCGGAGGGCGTGATGGCGGCGCTGCTTGACAACGGCTTCACCGGCCTGATCACCCGGGTGACCTCCCGGGACAGCTTCGTGCCGCTGGGCCCGGCGGCCGACACCGTGCTGCTGTCCGAGGCCGAGATCGAGCAGGCCGCCCGCGCCCTGCTCGCCCGTGACTGA
- a CDS encoding PadR family transcriptional regulator, giving the protein MHDDEWPPQAPPPPPPPPPHHGAAPPPPPVPPGLGPRVRRGDVRTALLRLLTEEPRNGYQLIEEIERRSGGVWRPSPGSVYPALQQMEDEGLVAGEDASGSRAYRLTGEGMSQADPRAEPWADVRRSLPEDRHELRLLWGRLGEAFVHLTHVADDRQVAETKKLLRSTRQAMFRILAEDA; this is encoded by the coding sequence ATGCACGACGATGAGTGGCCCCCGCAGGCACCGCCGCCGCCACCTCCGCCCCCGCCGCACCACGGCGCGGCGCCGCCGCCACCGCCGGTCCCGCCCGGCCTCGGCCCGCGGGTCCGGCGAGGCGACGTCCGTACGGCTCTGCTGCGCCTGCTGACCGAGGAGCCGCGCAACGGCTACCAGCTCATCGAGGAGATCGAGCGGCGCAGCGGCGGGGTCTGGCGGCCCAGCCCCGGCTCGGTCTACCCCGCCCTCCAGCAGATGGAGGACGAGGGCCTGGTGGCGGGGGAGGACGCGAGCGGCAGCCGCGCCTACCGGCTGACCGGGGAGGGCATGAGCCAGGCCGACCCGCGGGCCGAGCCGTGGGCGGACGTCCGCCGCAGCCTCCCCGAGGACCGGCACGAGCTGCGGCTGCTGTGGGGCCGGCTCGGCGAGGCGTTCGTCCACCTCACCCACGTCGCGGACGACCGGCAGGTCGCCGAGACCAAGAAACTGCTGCGGAGCACCCGGCAGGCGATGTTCCGGATCCTCGCGGAGGACGCGTGA